One stretch of Streptomyces sp. R21 DNA includes these proteins:
- the tesB gene encoding acyl-CoA thioesterase II, with amino-acid sequence MSEALESLLDLLNLERIEQDIFRGRSQSAIIPRVFGGQVAAQALVAAGRTVPEDRLAHSLHAYFLRTGDPGAPIVYSVDRIRDGRSFTTRRVVAVQHGQPIFHLSASFQTYEEGLEHQADMPPAPDPETLPTAAELLPRYAHLFTDPGVAERLLAAREAVDVRYVDAPPYGSVGEPREPHSQVWFRTNGKLADDPLLHVCLATYVSDMTLLDSVLLAHGRGGWVTGDVVGASLDHAMWFHRPFRADEWLLYDQDSPSASGGRGLGQARIYTQDGRLAISVIQEGVVRVPRP; translated from the coding sequence ATGAGTGAGGCACTTGAGTCCCTGCTCGATCTGCTCAACCTTGAGCGGATCGAGCAGGACATCTTCCGCGGCCGGTCCCAGTCCGCCATCATCCCCCGGGTGTTCGGCGGCCAGGTCGCGGCCCAGGCGCTGGTCGCCGCCGGGCGAACGGTCCCCGAGGACCGGCTCGCGCACTCCCTGCACGCGTACTTCCTGCGCACCGGGGACCCGGGCGCGCCCATCGTCTACTCGGTGGACCGCATCCGCGACGGGCGCTCCTTCACCACGCGCCGTGTCGTCGCCGTCCAGCACGGGCAGCCCATCTTCCACCTCTCCGCGTCCTTCCAGACGTACGAGGAGGGCCTGGAGCACCAGGCGGACATGCCGCCCGCGCCCGACCCCGAGACGCTGCCGACCGCGGCCGAGCTGCTGCCGCGCTACGCCCACCTCTTCACCGACCCGGGCGTCGCGGAGCGGCTCCTCGCGGCGCGCGAGGCCGTCGACGTGCGCTACGTCGACGCGCCGCCGTACGGCAGTGTCGGCGAGCCCCGCGAACCCCACTCCCAGGTGTGGTTCCGCACCAACGGCAAGCTCGCCGACGACCCCCTGCTGCACGTCTGCCTCGCCACGTACGTCTCCGACATGACCCTCCTCGACTCCGTGCTCCTCGCGCACGGCCGCGGCGGCTGGGTCACCGGCGACGTCGTCGGCGCCTCGCTCGACCACGCCATGTGGTTCCACCGGCCGTTCCGGGCCGACGAGTGGCTGCTGTACGACCAGGACTCGCCGTCCGCGTCCGGCGGGCGCGGCCTCGGGCAGGCCCGCATCTACACACAGGACGGGCGGCTGGCCATTTCGGTCATCCAGGAAGGCGTGGTCCGCGTTCCTCGGCCGTGA
- a CDS encoding maleylpyruvate isomerase N-terminal domain-containing protein: MSRTEESWNWRGGRIREAFAEAARAVAELLAEPAVAAAWEKPSALRDFSVGGLAGHTAWQALAVPQLLAEPEPAEPVVSLREYYLQRVTWLDAGVDGAVNVRIRTGGEAEAADGHEALLGRVREAAGWLRAELAEVPAGRPIRVPSWGDWSLDLDDFLLTRLLELVVHADDLAHSVGLPTPEFPEHVTAPVVELLSRLAVRRHGTVDVIRGLARTERAPASIAGL, translated from the coding sequence ATGAGCCGTACGGAAGAGTCGTGGAACTGGCGCGGGGGACGGATCCGGGAGGCCTTCGCGGAGGCGGCCCGGGCCGTGGCCGAGCTGCTCGCGGAGCCCGCCGTCGCGGCGGCGTGGGAGAAGCCCAGCGCGCTGCGGGACTTCAGCGTCGGGGGCCTCGCCGGGCACACCGCCTGGCAGGCGCTTGCCGTTCCGCAGCTGCTCGCGGAGCCGGAGCCCGCGGAGCCGGTGGTGTCGCTGCGGGAGTACTACCTGCAGCGGGTGACCTGGCTGGACGCCGGGGTCGACGGCGCCGTCAACGTGCGGATCCGGACGGGGGGTGAGGCCGAGGCGGCGGACGGGCACGAGGCGCTCCTCGGGCGCGTGCGGGAGGCCGCCGGGTGGCTGCGCGCCGAGCTGGCGGAGGTGCCCGCCGGGCGGCCGATCAGGGTGCCCTCCTGGGGCGACTGGTCGCTGGACCTCGACGACTTCCTGCTCACCCGGCTGCTCGAACTCGTCGTCCACGCCGACGACTTGGCCCACAGCGTGGGCCTGCCGACCCCGGAATTCCCCGAGCACGTGACCGCCCCGGTCGTCGAGCTGCTCAGCCGCCTCGCGGTCCGGCGCCACGGGACGGTGGACGTGATCCGGGGACTCGCCCGCACCGAGCGCGCCCCCGCATCGATCGCCGGTCTATAG
- a CDS encoding phosphatase, with amino-acid sequence MPISGIPSRDALVDHLVHTRIAGDVATPRENNLSHYRKLANGDRNYWLGLELGDRWSDEQDVLAVMAERCGVNDDPEYRYGQDTIDPDLTVDALERMSARLRKAVAGKQRVLFATGHPGGLLDVHRTTADALRAAGCEIVVIPDGLQTDEGYVFQFADVAVLEHGATLWHTHSGEPMRQILTGLDREGRPLPDLVVADHGWAGCAGQLGVDSMGYADSNDPALFLAEAEGTVQVTVPLDDHVKSPRYYDPMTAYLLDAAGLV; translated from the coding sequence ATGCCGATATCCGGGATTCCCAGCCGCGACGCGCTCGTCGACCACCTCGTACATACGCGTATCGCGGGCGACGTGGCCACACCTCGCGAGAACAACCTCTCCCATTACCGCAAGCTCGCGAACGGCGACCGCAACTACTGGCTCGGCCTGGAACTCGGTGACCGCTGGAGCGACGAGCAGGACGTCCTCGCGGTGATGGCGGAGCGCTGCGGTGTGAACGACGACCCGGAGTACCGCTACGGGCAGGACACCATCGACCCCGATCTGACGGTCGACGCCCTTGAGCGGATGTCGGCCCGGCTGCGCAAGGCGGTCGCCGGGAAGCAGCGGGTGCTGTTCGCCACCGGTCACCCGGGCGGCCTCCTGGACGTGCACCGCACCACCGCCGACGCCCTGCGCGCGGCGGGCTGCGAGATCGTCGTGATCCCGGACGGCCTGCAGACCGATGAGGGGTACGTCTTCCAGTTCGCGGACGTGGCGGTCCTGGAGCACGGCGCCACACTGTGGCACACGCACTCCGGTGAGCCGATGCGGCAGATCCTCACCGGCCTGGACCGCGAGGGCCGCCCGCTGCCCGACCTGGTCGTCGCCGACCACGGCTGGGCGGGCTGCGCGGGCCAGCTCGGCGTCGACTCCATGGGCTACGCCGACTCCAACGACCCGGCCCTGTTCCTCGCCGAGGCCGAGGGCACCGTACAGGTGACGGTTCCCCTCGACGACCACGTCAAGAGCCCCCGCTACTACGACCCGATGACGGCTTACCTGCTCGACGCCGCGGGCCTGGTCTAG
- a CDS encoding PucR family transcriptional regulator ligand-binding domain-containing protein: protein MPDTVVPATSPVPPTPPVPLEALLAREDLGLRQIAGPADPDAVIHWAHTSEMADPYPYLLGGELLLTAGVHIPEAAGSGTYFDDYVSRIVEAGGAALGFGLVPVHDTVPRALVAACDTYGLPLLEVPPQTTFSGIARAVWQLMAQARLAELRRVTEAQQSLAAAAARPDPVPSVLRQLARRVAGWTVLYGPDGAELATAGRAPETEAGEALGALAGVVRPGTGPGTSPASASDTVRSTHLAAYALGTGQGFVLGVAAPRRDPGDHTIASVAAVLLSLLTGEQQSGTGAARSSALVRLLLGAGPEDVAPLLGGKRWIVVHARPAGEGGRSAPDAVAASALGAALGSALVDAGGDVVRVLVPAEREPAAQPGWTLGVSPAAAPGGWATADTQAARALARARATRTALVRHGERPALADLVPPAEAEAHARALLAPIAAAPALPETLRTWLSLHGSWDRTAVALSVHRNTVRQRIARCAVLLGADLDDADVRMELWFALRVGEAA, encoded by the coding sequence ATGCCGGACACGGTCGTTCCCGCTACTTCACCCGTTCCTCCCACGCCCCCCGTCCCCCTCGAAGCCCTCCTGGCCCGCGAGGACCTGGGCCTGCGGCAGATCGCGGGCCCGGCCGACCCGGACGCGGTGATCCACTGGGCGCACACGTCGGAGATGGCGGACCCGTACCCGTATCTGCTCGGCGGCGAGCTGCTGCTGACCGCGGGGGTCCACATCCCGGAGGCCGCCGGTTCGGGCACGTACTTCGACGACTACGTCTCCCGGATCGTCGAGGCGGGCGGCGCGGCCCTCGGCTTCGGCCTGGTCCCGGTCCACGACACGGTCCCGCGCGCGCTGGTGGCGGCCTGCGACACCTACGGCCTCCCCCTGCTGGAGGTCCCGCCCCAGACCACCTTCTCCGGCATCGCCCGCGCCGTCTGGCAGCTCATGGCCCAGGCCCGGCTGGCGGAGCTGCGCCGGGTGACGGAGGCCCAGCAGAGCCTGGCCGCGGCGGCGGCCCGCCCCGACCCGGTGCCGTCGGTGCTGCGCCAGCTCGCCCGGCGAGTGGCCGGATGGACGGTGCTGTACGGACCGGACGGGGCTGAACTGGCTACGGCGGGGAGGGCGCCGGAGACGGAGGCCGGGGAGGCGCTGGGCGCGCTGGCAGGGGTGGTGCGACCAGGCACCGGCCCGGGAACGAGCCCGGCCTCCGCCAGCGACACCGTCCGCTCCACCCACCTCGCCGCCTACGCCCTCGGTACCGGGCAGGGCTTCGTGCTCGGGGTCGCCGCCCCGCGCCGGGACCCCGGCGACCACACCATCGCCTCCGTCGCCGCGGTACTGCTCTCCCTGCTCACCGGGGAGCAGCAGAGCGGGACGGGGGCGGCGCGTTCGTCGGCCCTCGTACGGCTGCTGCTGGGGGCCGGGCCCGAGGACGTGGCTCCGCTGCTGGGCGGGAAGCGGTGGATCGTGGTGCATGCGCGGCCGGCCGGCGAAGGGGGCAGGTCCGCGCCGGACGCCGTGGCCGCGTCCGCGCTGGGTGCGGCGCTGGGCTCGGCGCTCGTCGACGCGGGCGGCGATGTCGTACGGGTCCTCGTGCCCGCCGAGCGGGAACCGGCCGCGCAGCCGGGCTGGACGCTCGGGGTGAGCCCGGCCGCGGCCCCGGGCGGGTGGGCCACCGCCGACACCCAGGCGGCCCGCGCGCTGGCCCGCGCCCGCGCCACCCGTACCGCCCTGGTCCGGCACGGCGAACGCCCCGCTCTCGCCGACCTCGTCCCGCCGGCCGAGGCCGAGGCACATGCCAGGGCGCTCCTCGCCCCCATCGCCGCGGCCCCGGCCCTCCCCGAGACCCTTCGCACCTGGCTCTCCCTGCACGGCAGTTGGGACCGCACGGCGGTGGCGCTGTCCGTGCACCGCAATACGGTGCGGCAGCGGATCGCGCGATGCGCGGTGTTGTTGGGGGCGGACCTCGATGACGCGGATGTGCGGATGGAGTTGTGGTTCGCGTTGCGGGTGGGTGAAGCAGCCTGA